In a genomic window of bacterium:
- a CDS encoding tetratricopeptide repeat protein, with translation MSKVSSAKTRGRLTKKELKQDKLVEYAAKIEHFYRANQKLVIGIAVAIVVVVIGITVARKMATSSSLERSYKLTMAKMNYGSGQLDDARAAFEQVVKTTGGATAAEAQYFLGRVAFEQGNYPEAESQFQSYLNNHAGNKELDCAAMSGLAATMSILARDEEAASMYMKIADQYPNSPYAPQSLMEAERLYVKLNQLDKAKEALKKVGEKYPESSVGAIAKQKLSTMQ, from the coding sequence AACTAAAACAGGACAAACTGGTCGAGTATGCGGCTAAAATCGAACATTTCTACCGCGCGAACCAGAAACTGGTAATCGGCATAGCCGTCGCGATCGTGGTGGTCGTGATCGGCATCACGGTAGCGAGAAAAATGGCCACCAGCAGCAGTCTTGAGCGAAGCTATAAGCTGACAATGGCCAAGATGAATTATGGATCAGGACAACTGGATGATGCCCGGGCTGCTTTCGAGCAAGTAGTTAAGACCACCGGCGGCGCCACCGCCGCTGAAGCCCAATATTTTCTCGGACGGGTGGCTTTCGAACAGGGCAATTATCCCGAAGCCGAATCCCAATTCCAGAGCTATCTTAATAATCATGCTGGAAATAAAGAACTGGATTGTGCTGCCATGAGCGGTCTGGCGGCCACCATGAGCATTCTGGCCCGTGATGAGGAGGCAGCCAGTATGTACATGAAGATCGCCGACCAATATCCCAACAGTCCTTATGCTCCGCAATCTCTAATGGAAGCCGAGAGACTCTATGTTAAACTTAATCAATTGGATAAGGCAAAGGAAGCGCTGAAGAAGGTAGGGGAGAAGTACCCCGAATCAAGCGTTGGAGCAATCGCCAAGCAGAAGCTGTCAACAATGCAGTAA
- the nusA gene encoding transcription termination factor NusA: protein MNAPIVEAVGQILRDKNIDRDIFQEIIESVFLSMIKKKYGSADNFDVIFNLEKGDIEIFCEKEVVDDDDLTDPVTQIPLSRALTIDEDLDIGDTYAELVPLNDFGRRLVTSARQNLTQKIKEIEKENIFTEFSARIGEVISGEIHQINRREIRVHIDRHDALLPKSEQIYNEKYTRGKTIRAIIKEVNRTTKEPDIILSRSDPSFVRRLFELEVPEIFDNIIEIKDIAREPGDRTKIAVVSHDKRIDPVGACVGMKGVRIQAIVRELNNEKIDIIHWSPDPEMFIRRAMAPVTPLLVMVDEETLTATVIVPDDQIQFAIGRRGQNVRLASQLTGHHIEPIKESEYLAPEELLIEEIAELEDEIKTRLREAGYETADTVLDAGNEKLMEIEGLDEPTVKRILEVVQSYYVEENESETEAEPVPAADTESAALPDQPAKDELPAPDSGAPESEEERG from the coding sequence ATGAACGCGCCAATTGTCGAGGCCGTCGGCCAAATTCTTCGTGACAAGAACATTGATCGCGATATCTTCCAGGAGATCATCGAGAGCGTGTTCCTGTCCATGATCAAGAAGAAATACGGCTCGGCGGACAACTTCGACGTCATCTTCAATCTCGAAAAGGGCGACATCGAAATCTTTTGCGAGAAGGAAGTCGTGGACGACGATGACCTGACCGATCCCGTCACCCAGATTCCGCTGTCCCGCGCGCTCACGATTGATGAGGATCTCGACATCGGCGATACCTATGCCGAGCTGGTTCCGCTGAATGACTTCGGGCGACGGCTGGTCACGTCGGCCCGCCAGAATCTCACGCAGAAGATCAAGGAAATCGAGAAGGAAAACATCTTCACCGAGTTTTCCGCTCGCATCGGAGAAGTCATCTCCGGCGAAATCCATCAGATCAACCGCCGTGAGATCCGCGTCCATATTGACCGGCACGACGCGCTGCTTCCCAAATCGGAACAGATCTACAACGAGAAGTACACTCGCGGCAAGACGATTCGCGCCATCATCAAGGAAGTGAATCGTACCACCAAGGAGCCCGATATCATTCTGTCGCGCTCCGATCCCAGTTTCGTCCGACGCCTGTTTGAGCTGGAAGTACCGGAAATATTCGACAATATCATCGAAATCAAAGACATTGCCCGCGAGCCGGGAGACCGTACCAAGATCGCCGTCGTCAGCCACGACAAACGAATTGATCCGGTCGGGGCCTGTGTCGGAATGAAGGGCGTGCGTATTCAAGCCATCGTCCGCGAACTGAACAACGAAAAAATTGACATTATCCACTGGAGTCCCGATCCCGAGATGTTCATTCGGCGCGCCATGGCTCCCGTTACTCCGCTGTTGGTCATGGTGGACGAGGAAACCCTCACGGCAACCGTCATCGTACCGGACGATCAGATTCAATTCGCGATCGGCCGCCGCGGACAGAACGTCCGGCTGGCTTCCCAGTTGACGGGCCATCACATCGAGCCGATCAAGGAATCGGAGTATCTGGCCCCCGAGGAACTGCTGATCGAGGAAATCGCGGAACTCGAAGATGAGATCAAAACTCGCCTGCGGGAAGCCGGCTATGAGACCGCCGACACCGTGCTGGATGCCGGCAATGAAAAGCTGATGGAAATCGAGGGTCTGGACGAACCCACCGTGAAGCGCATACTGGAAGTCGTGCAGAGTTACTACGTCGAGGAGAACGAATCCGAGACCGAAGCGGAGCCTGTACCCGCTGCCGATACCGAATCGGCTGCCCTCCCGGATCAACCGGCCAAGGATGAGTTGCCGGCACCAGACTCCGGTGCGCCCGAATCCGAGGAAGAACGAGGATAA